A genome region from Acidobacteriota bacterium includes the following:
- a CDS encoding transcriptional repressor, with the protein MAANRDLAEQKKIFAAYLKKKKLKITRQRQVILDNFLKTEGHLSTEELYNQVRQKDKTIGYATVSRTMKALTDSGLAREIDLGDSRSRFEPLYKRPHHHHIICVECPKTIEFLSPELEQLQEQVVLRYRFRPVRHHFQVFGVCEDCLKHRPARHEDFDSDLVFARDALQIALQTERNGVNFYQALAKAAKDPRGKKAFLDMAAEEGKHLRELEGEWEALIKRNKRILKAPEFLHFDYNELNRLFPSPEELQKRGVERLSLEEALHLALSMEQGAHSFFKRYAERFNDTRGKAIFQKFAEEELEHCDLIQQECDRLLGPSNPPSPA; encoded by the coding sequence ATGGCTGCGAACCGAGACCTGGCCGAACAGAAGAAAATCTTTGCCGCTTATCTGAAGAAGAAAAAGCTCAAGATCACCCGCCAGCGCCAGGTCATCCTCGACAACTTTCTCAAGACCGAAGGCCACCTGAGCACGGAGGAGCTATACAACCAGGTCCGGCAAAAGGACAAGACCATCGGGTATGCCACCGTCTCGCGAACCATGAAGGCCCTGACCGACTCGGGTCTGGCAAGGGAGATCGACCTGGGAGACAGCCGCAGCCGATTCGAACCGCTCTACAAGCGCCCTCACCATCATCACATCATATGCGTGGAGTGTCCGAAGACGATCGAGTTCCTCAGCCCCGAGCTGGAGCAGCTTCAGGAACAGGTCGTCTTACGCTATCGCTTCCGGCCGGTGCGCCACCACTTCCAGGTGTTCGGAGTATGTGAGGACTGCCTGAAACATCGCCCGGCCCGGCACGAGGATTTCGACTCCGACCTGGTCTTTGCCCGCGATGCCCTCCAAATCGCCCTGCAGACCGAGAGAAACGGCGTGAATTTTTACCAGGCCTTGGCCAAGGCAGCCAAGGACCCGCGGGGGAAAAAGGCTTTTCTCGATATGGCGGCCGAAGAGGGTAAGCACCTGAGGGAGCTTGAGGGAGAGTGGGAGGCCCTGATAAAGCGGAACAAGCGGATACTGAAGGCTCCCGAATTCCTGCACTTCGACTACAACGAACTCAATCGACTTTTCCCCAGTCCCGAAGAGCTCCAGAAGCGAGGTGTGGAACGGTTGAGCCTGGAAGAGGCTCTACACCTGGCTCTCTCCATGGAGCAGGGAGCCCACAGTTTTTTCAAACGCTACGCCGAAAGATTCAACGACACCCGCGGCAAGGCCATCTTTCAGAAGTTTGCCGAGGAAGAGTTGGAGCACTGCGATCTGATTCAGCAGGAGTGCGATCGGCTGTTGGGCCCGTCCAATCCTCCCTCCCCAGCCTGA
- a CDS encoding TonB-dependent receptor — translation MGRNTLTFLMAVIFTWAPLQAQSDRFLIEGTVIDSTGGVLVGTDVFLRDTRSGLEIHQVTDWQGQYRFLVAQGSYELTAAETGFESATESVTVQQDVEVNLELAPEILADQVVVVSGSREQELSENSNTKVDVIPSTMLHDTGYETVRDVLSEEPGIITRSGSSGNRSETQIQGIDSRQSLILIDGLPIVGAKGIKRGILNMDRQSVGRLERIEIVKGASSALYGSDAIGGVINMITREPTQALEGSVTASGGTLNRFDARTDIGFIKDKWSGFFEVERHKRNPYSLIDDDIRTTGYGFHRYDYLGKLAYKFSENVSLRTMANAFDNREKGRYQGTFGPTGTITNDSAQNYSTTMDIGLSPMTQWSMRGYYGKYDESSALDILGQPGEINDTANLNQRLYRFDSSVSQVIGSRQLLQGGVEWTQDQYRGYNRVLGDNAGQGITMVDLWINDRISLHNRLSVTLGGRFNNHSRYGKHFVPRASALFRVTDNLRLRGAVGRGFRAPDLGQLYFRFQNPTHFYQVIGNTHLEPEESTTYQVGFDYNPSKFRFAVNFFRNDIKDLIQAEYLGFPTSPHAMAELLGSFRIDPVFNPSLFRAFYHYQNVQDVYTSGIESRVELRLTRNLLLSSGYTYLDARDKETNAFLSQRHRHHGNFRIFYSTDKLGGLRTNLRGTYFGKWPIAGRGGSSIGESYQIWDWYLAKPLKRGIELFTSLDNLLDSQDPGLMSIQPTFFRADPGRLARVGIRWEFGVE, via the coding sequence ATGGGTAGAAATACACTCACATTTCTTATGGCAGTCATTTTCACTTGGGCGCCGCTTCAAGCCCAAAGCGACAGGTTTTTGATCGAGGGCACGGTCATCGATTCCACGGGCGGCGTGCTGGTGGGTACGGATGTGTTTCTCCGCGACACCCGTTCCGGGCTTGAAATCCATCAAGTCACCGACTGGCAGGGTCAGTACCGATTTCTTGTCGCCCAAGGATCCTACGAACTCACGGCGGCCGAAACCGGGTTCGAGAGCGCGACGGAGAGTGTCACGGTCCAACAGGACGTCGAAGTCAACCTGGAGCTGGCTCCCGAGATCCTGGCCGACCAGGTGGTAGTGGTTTCCGGCTCCAGGGAGCAGGAACTGAGCGAGAACTCGAACACGAAGGTAGATGTCATCCCCAGCACCATGCTGCACGATACGGGCTACGAGACGGTTCGGGACGTCCTGTCTGAAGAGCCGGGTATCATCACGCGCAGCGGCTCATCCGGCAACCGGTCCGAAACCCAGATTCAGGGGATCGATTCCCGCCAGTCGCTGATCCTGATCGACGGTCTTCCGATCGTGGGCGCCAAGGGAATCAAAAGGGGCATCCTGAACATGGATCGCCAGTCGGTCGGCCGCCTCGAACGCATCGAGATCGTGAAGGGAGCTTCCTCGGCTCTTTACGGTTCCGATGCCATCGGCGGTGTCATCAACATGATTACCCGTGAACCGACCCAGGCGCTGGAGGGTAGCGTCACTGCCAGCGGTGGGACCCTCAACCGGTTCGATGCCCGCACAGACATCGGATTCATCAAGGACAAGTGGAGTGGGTTCTTCGAGGTGGAACGTCACAAGCGAAACCCCTACAGCCTTATTGACGACGATATCAGAACCACGGGATATGGATTCCACCGCTACGACTATCTCGGCAAGCTGGCCTACAAATTCTCGGAGAACGTTTCGCTGCGGACGATGGCCAATGCTTTCGACAACCGGGAGAAGGGGAGATACCAGGGAACTTTTGGACCCACGGGTACCATAACCAATGATAGCGCTCAGAACTACAGCACCACAATGGATATCGGACTCTCTCCGATGACTCAATGGAGTATGCGTGGCTACTACGGCAAGTACGATGAGAGCTCGGCTTTGGATATCCTTGGCCAACCGGGGGAAATCAATGACACCGCCAACCTCAACCAGCGCCTCTACCGCTTTGACAGCTCGGTGTCTCAGGTGATTGGCAGCCGGCAGCTTCTGCAGGGAGGGGTCGAGTGGACTCAGGATCAATACCGCGGTTACAACCGGGTTCTCGGAGACAACGCGGGGCAAGGGATCACGATGGTCGACCTCTGGATCAACGATCGCATCTCCCTTCACAACCGTCTTTCGGTCACGTTGGGTGGCCGTTTCAACAACCACAGCCGCTACGGAAAACATTTCGTCCCGCGGGCCAGTGCGCTGTTTCGAGTCACCGACAACCTGCGTCTTAGGGGAGCGGTTGGGCGCGGCTTTCGTGCCCCGGACCTGGGTCAACTCTATTTCCGTTTCCAGAACCCCACCCATTTCTACCAGGTTATCGGTAACACCCATCTCGAGCCGGAGGAGTCCACCACCTATCAGGTCGGCTTTGACTACAATCCAAGCAAGTTTCGGTTCGCCGTGAACTTCTTCCGCAACGACATCAAGGACCTGATCCAGGCCGAATACCTTGGCTTTCCCACCAGTCCGCACGCAATGGCGGAACTGCTGGGATCCTTCAGGATCGATCCGGTCTTCAACCCCAGCCTGTTCCGCGCCTTTTACCACTACCAGAATGTTCAGGACGTCTACACCTCAGGTATCGAGAGCAGGGTGGAACTGAGGTTGACCCGAAACCTGCTCTTGTCCTCCGGCTACACTTACCTGGACGCGCGGGACAAGGAAACCAATGCCTTCCTGAGCCAGCGCCACCGCCATCACGGCAACTTTCGAATCTTTTACAGCACCGACAAGTTGGGAGGATTGCGAACCAACTTGCGCGGGACCTATTTCGGCAAGTGGCCCATCGCCGGACGTGGCGGCAGCTCGATCGGCGAGTCCTACCAGATATGGGACTGGTACCTGGCCAAGCCTCTCAAGCGGGGAATCGAACTGTTTACGTCGCTCGACAACCTGCTTGACAGCCAGGATCCAGGATTGATGTCCATCCAGCCCACCTTCTTTCGGGCCGATCCGGGACGCCTCGCACGGGTGGGCATCCGCTGGGAATTCGGGGTTGAGTAA
- a CDS encoding OsmC family protein produces MAKQVQVRIDQAGPATSTAQVRGHRISVDRPLERGGDNRGPMGGELILVGLGGCFTSNLLAAIRARQAAVSGVSTTVTATLAENPSRFAAIDLAVSAECGDAALFHKLVTIAERGCIAANTLRDGVKLTVRVAQAEPAVAPPRPGDA; encoded by the coding sequence ATGGCCAAACAGGTGCAGGTCCGTATTGACCAGGCAGGGCCGGCGACCTCCACGGCCCAGGTACGAGGCCATCGAATTTCAGTGGATCGTCCCCTGGAAAGAGGGGGAGACAACCGAGGCCCCATGGGAGGCGAGCTGATTCTGGTAGGCCTTGGGGGGTGTTTTACCAGCAACCTTCTGGCGGCCATCCGCGCTCGCCAGGCGGCTGTTTCGGGGGTGTCCACCACCGTCACCGCCACCTTGGCCGAGAACCCCTCCCGGTTTGCCGCCATTGACCTGGCCGTATCCGCCGAGTGCGGCGATGCCGCTCTTTTTCACAAGCTGGTCACCATTGCGGAACGTGGTTGTATCGCGGCCAATACCCTGCGCGACGGCGTGAAATTGACGGTTCGTGTCGCTCAGGCGGAGCCGGCCGTTGCCCCGCCACGCCCCGGCGACGCTTGA
- a CDS encoding DUF3386 family protein, with product MQPNQERNRWSIILAVAIFLASLPVLLIADSKPTATEEREGKGHTLLQGTREHREAFSPEFGGFRAELKVRLDGSLHTGTLLFKPPRTVEVKVEAEEAHRSVEETLRSMIFHRMPPRRRDGTQPQKSLRLGPPDSHRLGRLVHLGDRYESSYRIRDNQIREINRQMGDTRLLITVMENQFTPTGRHLPRHFLVTLFDMESGTLKSASAYTDEYVEMDGNYLPKRRQITSTRKGRTQNLDILIEEIELLEDLKLTSSKE from the coding sequence ATGCAGCCAAACCAAGAAAGAAACAGATGGTCGATCATTCTCGCCGTAGCGATCTTCCTCGCTTCCCTGCCGGTTCTTCTGATCGCAGATTCCAAGCCCACGGCGACCGAGGAACGGGAAGGAAAAGGTCATACGCTGTTGCAGGGGACCCGCGAACACCGTGAGGCCTTCAGTCCTGAATTCGGTGGTTTTCGCGCAGAACTGAAAGTTCGTTTGGATGGAAGTCTGCACACGGGGACTCTCCTGTTCAAGCCGCCCCGCACTGTCGAGGTTAAGGTGGAGGCCGAAGAAGCCCACCGGAGCGTGGAGGAAACTCTGCGGTCCATGATTTTTCACCGTATGCCGCCGCGGAGACGCGACGGCACCCAACCGCAAAAGTCCCTCCGGCTGGGGCCTCCCGACAGCCACCGCCTCGGACGCCTGGTCCATCTGGGTGACAGATACGAGTCGAGTTACAGAATCCGTGACAATCAGATTCGCGAGATTAACCGCCAAATGGGTGACACCCGTCTGCTGATCACCGTGATGGAGAATCAGTTCACCCCGACGGGCCGGCACCTGCCGCGGCATTTTCTGGTGACCCTGTTCGACATGGAAAGCGGAACCCTGAAGTCCGCCAGCGCATATACGGACGAGTACGTCGAGATGGATGGCAATTATCTGCCAAAGCGAAGACAGATTACCAGCACCCGAAAGGGCCGTACGCAGAACCTCGACATTTTGATTGAGGAGATCGAACTGTTGGAGGACTTGAAGCTGACCAGTTCAAAGGAATGA
- a CDS encoding PQQ-binding-like beta-propeller repeat protein codes for MSENHFAQHLGRRAFLGALLAPTAVAFADWKEFRGNGSSLIAGNERLPMEWSDQANLSWNIATPGYGQSSPVIFNRHIFVTGVEGPNKETLLLSAFDISDGRILWTHRSAPAQSIKESDYISKAAPTPIVDAAGVYAFFETGNLVALDHQGKLRWERRLTDEFGEFGGRHGVGSSLRLCQPGVMALVAHDGPSYLICVDPRTGKTVWKTDRPKKVSWTTPAVMEHHGRELALVSGGDRVEAYDTRDGSLLWTLEGFERASVASPTPVPGGAIIGSSKKGWTSAIRFGSAVSETPAIAWRASEATSYFSSPLVHRSRVYMVNKAGVAFCLDLKTGEEVWRQRLKGPCWASTIAAGDSIYFFGVNGNVEVYGAADTLSKIAENQLSEESRLYGIAVDDGKLVLRFGRRLACIRQA; via the coding sequence ATGTCAGAGAATCATTTTGCCCAACATCTTGGCCGCAGGGCTTTTCTGGGGGCACTCCTTGCCCCGACCGCGGTTGCATTTGCCGACTGGAAAGAGTTTCGCGGAAACGGTTCCAGCTTGATTGCCGGCAACGAGCGCCTGCCGATGGAATGGTCGGATCAGGCCAATCTCTCCTGGAATATCGCAACTCCCGGATATGGTCAGTCCAGTCCCGTCATTTTCAATCGACACATTTTTGTGACGGGTGTCGAAGGGCCTAATAAGGAAACGCTGCTGCTCTCGGCCTTCGATATCTCCGACGGAAGAATACTCTGGACCCATCGGTCGGCGCCGGCGCAGTCTATCAAGGAATCGGACTATATCAGCAAGGCAGCGCCGACCCCCATTGTCGATGCTGCCGGTGTTTATGCATTCTTCGAAACCGGCAACCTGGTGGCCCTCGACCACCAGGGAAAACTCCGGTGGGAACGCCGGCTGACGGACGAGTTCGGTGAATTCGGGGGACGACATGGCGTTGGCAGTTCGCTTCGACTTTGCCAGCCGGGCGTGATGGCCCTGGTGGCCCACGACGGCCCTTCCTATCTAATCTGTGTTGATCCGCGGACGGGCAAGACCGTGTGGAAGACGGACCGGCCCAAGAAGGTTTCCTGGACCACGCCCGCGGTGATGGAGCACCACGGTCGCGAGCTGGCGCTGGTCAGCGGCGGAGACCGCGTAGAAGCCTACGACACCAGAGACGGTTCCCTGCTTTGGACTCTGGAGGGGTTCGAACGGGCGTCCGTCGCATCACCCACTCCGGTCCCGGGAGGAGCGATCATCGGTTCCAGCAAGAAGGGCTGGACGTCGGCGATCCGGTTCGGCTCGGCTGTTTCTGAAACCCCCGCGATCGCTTGGCGGGCCTCCGAGGCTACTTCCTATTTCAGCTCTCCCCTGGTGCACCGCTCGCGCGTGTACATGGTCAACAAGGCCGGGGTCGCCTTCTGCCTGGATCTCAAGACTGGTGAGGAAGTGTGGCGCCAGCGACTCAAGGGACCCTGCTGGGCCTCCACCATTGCAGCAGGCGACTCCATTTACTTCTTCGGAGTCAATGGAAACGTTGAAGTCTATGGCGCAGCCGATACTCTTTCGAAGATTGCCGAGAATCAACTGTCGGAAGAATCCCGCCTCTACGGCATTGCCGTGGACGACGGGAAACTGGTCCTCCGCTTCGGCCGTCGACTCGCCTGCATCCGGCAAGCCTGA
- a CDS encoding TonB-dependent receptor: protein MPKPGNFMLRALVCTLSIILASISTGYAATFGIRGQVLDPSGTPMSGATVTLTSGDQSPEKSLQTGEDGRFRFGDLSQGSYRITASSRGYRTADRSLSLPEDAADEVQLRLQPDPNLTIYERIMVVGDPERVDEIPGAAHIIGPTELKRQKQGLDDIHRMLRQIPGVNIQEEEGYGLRPNIGMRGTGVDRSSKITLMEDGVLIAPAPYAAPSAYYFPTSGRMRSLEVRKGSSQIKYGPRTNGGVLNLVSSEIPQALSLDGKLGFGSDSAGQGHLNLGGTHGNFGWLLESYQVKTDGFKELDGGGNTGFYIGDYMAKLRFQTPLDARIFQQFEVKLGSTEQDSEETYLGLTDDDFAINPNRRYAASQIDRFDSNHRQYQARYFVAVPGGLDVTTVVYRNNFARNWFKLQSIGGNSISRIFGSPETYADELAIARGADSDPDMLKVRANNRQYYSQGIQSVLGLHRHLGNAQHRFEFGFRYHEDQEARLQHEDGFQMSGGRMNRTSFGPPGSQSNRLSDAEARSFFFQDEIQWDRWTVIPGIRYENIDLTRTDFSKTDPGRTDPTRVRTNAVQVVIPGVGVNFDASQNVRLFGGVHKGFSPPGPGSNEFTEAEDSVNYEFGFGLGQLGFNTQLVAFYSDYGNLLGADTLAAGGQGTGDLYNGGEARVVGLEASVSFDPAASSQSGISLPVQIAYTVTDGEFRNAFDSAFGPWGDVVVGDQLPYLPRHQFYASFGVRTDKWDAGLDTHWGSSMRTVAGQGAAPLLDRTDAYAVLNLSTEYELSQRASLFANLQNVTNNRYIVARRPAGVRPGLPRLFMAGIHFRLGSDR, encoded by the coding sequence ATGCCGAAACCAGGAAACTTCATGCTGCGGGCATTGGTCTGTACGCTCTCGATCATTCTGGCCTCAATCTCCACGGGCTACGCAGCCACCTTTGGAATCCGAGGCCAGGTGCTCGATCCCTCCGGAACTCCCATGTCCGGGGCTACGGTGACATTGACATCGGGCGATCAGAGCCCCGAAAAAAGTCTCCAAACCGGAGAGGACGGCCGTTTTCGCTTCGGCGACTTAAGCCAGGGGAGTTATCGAATCACTGCTTCAAGCCGGGGCTATCGCACGGCTGACCGGAGTCTGAGTCTGCCGGAGGATGCGGCTGATGAGGTCCAGTTGAGGTTGCAGCCCGATCCGAATTTGACCATCTACGAGCGCATCATGGTGGTGGGCGATCCCGAGCGTGTGGATGAAATCCCCGGTGCAGCCCATATCATTGGTCCGACAGAGTTGAAGAGGCAGAAGCAGGGGCTGGACGATATTCATCGCATGCTGAGGCAGATCCCCGGTGTCAATATTCAGGAAGAGGAGGGCTACGGGCTACGGCCCAACATCGGGATGCGAGGGACGGGAGTGGATCGAAGCTCCAAGATCACCCTGATGGAGGACGGTGTCCTGATTGCACCGGCTCCTTACGCTGCCCCCTCGGCCTACTACTTCCCCACCTCGGGACGCATGCGATCGCTGGAGGTTCGAAAGGGTTCCAGCCAGATCAAATACGGCCCCAGAACCAATGGCGGTGTCCTGAACCTGGTGTCCAGCGAAATCCCGCAAGCGCTGAGCCTGGATGGCAAGCTCGGTTTCGGGTCCGACTCGGCGGGTCAGGGACACCTCAACCTGGGAGGGACTCACGGCAACTTCGGATGGCTGCTCGAAAGCTACCAGGTGAAAACCGATGGCTTCAAGGAACTGGACGGCGGAGGGAACACGGGATTCTATATCGGCGATTATATGGCCAAGCTTCGCTTTCAAACGCCTCTGGACGCCAGGATTTTCCAGCAATTCGAGGTAAAGCTGGGCTCCACCGAACAGGACTCGGAAGAAACCTATCTGGGCCTGACCGACGATGACTTTGCCATCAATCCCAACCGTCGCTATGCAGCCTCTCAGATCGACCGATTCGACTCCAACCATCGTCAGTATCAGGCCCGGTATTTCGTTGCCGTTCCCGGTGGTCTGGACGTGACCACCGTTGTCTATCGCAACAACTTTGCCCGAAACTGGTTCAAGCTCCAGAGTATTGGCGGCAACAGCATCTCCAGAATTTTCGGGAGTCCCGAAACCTATGCCGACGAGTTGGCGATCGCCCGGGGAGCAGACAGCGATCCTGACATGCTGAAGGTCAGAGCCAACAACCGCCAGTATTACTCTCAGGGCATACAGTCCGTGTTGGGCCTGCACCGCCACCTGGGAAACGCTCAACATCGTTTTGAATTCGGCTTTCGCTACCATGAGGATCAGGAAGCCCGACTCCAGCATGAGGATGGTTTCCAGATGAGTGGCGGCCGCATGAACCGAACCAGCTTTGGCCCTCCCGGTAGCCAGTCCAATCGACTTAGCGATGCTGAAGCGCGATCCTTCTTTTTCCAGGATGAGATCCAGTGGGACCGCTGGACGGTCATACCCGGCATCCGCTACGAGAATATCGACCTGACCCGGACGGACTTCTCCAAGACCGATCCCGGCAGAACCGATCCAACCCGGGTCAGGACCAATGCCGTGCAGGTGGTGATCCCTGGTGTGGGGGTCAATTTCGATGCCAGTCAAAACGTGCGGCTCTTTGGCGGCGTCCACAAGGGTTTCTCGCCGCCGGGGCCCGGATCGAACGAATTTACCGAGGCCGAGGACAGCGTCAACTACGAGTTCGGGTTCGGTCTAGGTCAGCTGGGCTTCAACACCCAACTGGTGGCCTTTTACAGCGACTACGGCAATCTCCTGGGGGCAGACACGCTGGCAGCCGGAGGACAGGGAACGGGAGACCTCTATAACGGCGGAGAAGCCCGTGTTGTGGGTTTGGAGGCCTCGGTATCGTTCGACCCGGCTGCAAGCTCGCAGTCCGGAATCTCTTTACCCGTGCAGATCGCCTATACCGTCACCGACGGCGAGTTTCGAAACGCCTTCGACAGTGCTTTCGGCCCTTGGGGGGACGTGGTCGTCGGAGACCAGCTTCCCTATCTGCCTCGTCACCAGTTTTATGCAAGCTTTGGCGTCAGGACCGACAAGTGGGATGCAGGCTTAGACACCCACTGGGGGAGCAGCATGAGAACCGTGGCCGGCCAGGGAGCGGCCCCTTTGCTGGATCGCACCGACGCCTACGCCGTGCTCAACCTGTCGACGGAATATGAGCTCTCACAACGGGCCAGTCTATTTGCCAACCTGCAGAACGTGACCAACAATCGTTACATCGTGGCCCGCCGCCCCGCCGGCGTTCGACCGGGACTTCCCCGTCTCTTCATGGCCGGGATTCACTTCAGGCTGGGGAGTGATCGGTAG
- a CDS encoding PepSY-associated TM helix domain-containing protein produces MRGFWHKPREQRWRGWIFRIHLWSGLTIGLWAIIIGVSGSVLVFKDEIESLVESKVFTVEPQPGRASLDAVVAKIGDRFPEHTVLGFGGLNEKKRSHLVRIGRRDTDRRIVSRFYVHYNQYTGEILGSYPHRSGFFGFFEKLHFYLFMGRTGMKVNAFFGLALLTMCATGIVIWWPGAKRWREGIRVKWGAGRKRVNYDLHRATGFSVAVLLAVMAFTGFYFGFPFVVMEALTRVAGADAAEVRKFFRGPKSQVVEGAPRISLDLLIRKSAKLFLPGTELSRISVPARANGAFTLAGVRSGNPALRGRTGAYIDQYSGQVLASFDSREQSPGMRLALMLSPIHFGLWGGMWSKGLWFLLGLAPGTLITTGFLMWWNRVAGKRYRAWRQSSLDTPAKAGPGLSQTVTDKVQA; encoded by the coding sequence ATGAGAGGTTTCTGGCATAAGCCTCGAGAACAGCGCTGGCGTGGTTGGATTTTTCGGATTCACCTCTGGTCCGGCCTCACCATTGGGCTCTGGGCCATTATCATTGGAGTTTCCGGCAGCGTTCTGGTCTTCAAGGATGAAATTGAATCTCTGGTCGAATCGAAAGTCTTTACCGTTGAACCACAGCCGGGACGTGCCTCACTGGACGCCGTGGTCGCCAAGATCGGAGACCGCTTTCCGGAGCACACTGTGCTTGGGTTCGGGGGCCTGAACGAAAAAAAACGATCCCACCTGGTCCGCATCGGACGACGGGACACGGATCGCAGGATCGTGAGTCGGTTCTATGTGCACTACAACCAGTACACCGGCGAGATTTTGGGTTCGTACCCCCACCGGAGCGGCTTTTTCGGTTTCTTTGAGAAGTTGCACTTCTATCTCTTCATGGGGCGGACCGGGATGAAGGTTAATGCCTTCTTCGGGCTGGCTCTTCTCACGATGTGTGCGACCGGCATCGTGATCTGGTGGCCGGGTGCGAAGAGGTGGAGAGAGGGGATTCGAGTCAAGTGGGGAGCCGGCCGGAAGCGAGTCAATTACGATCTCCACCGCGCCACCGGTTTCTCGGTTGCGGTCTTGTTGGCAGTGATGGCGTTTACCGGCTTTTATTTCGGATTTCCCTTTGTTGTCATGGAAGCCTTGACGAGGGTGGCCGGCGCCGATGCCGCCGAGGTCAGGAAGTTCTTTAGAGGTCCAAAATCGCAGGTTGTGGAGGGTGCGCCGCGAATTTCTCTTGATTTGCTCATCCGCAAAAGTGCGAAGCTGTTTCTACCAGGAACGGAACTGTCTCGCATCTCCGTCCCCGCCCGGGCCAATGGTGCCTTCACCCTGGCCGGCGTGCGCTCGGGCAACCCGGCGCTTCGGGGGCGAACCGGGGCTTACATTGACCAGTACAGCGGACAGGTTCTGGCCTCATTTGATTCACGTGAGCAGTCTCCGGGAATGCGGCTGGCGCTTATGCTCAGCCCCATCCATTTCGGGCTCTGGGGTGGGATGTGGTCCAAGGGACTCTGGTTCCTGCTCGGCCTTGCCCCGGGAACTCTCATCACCACCGGCTTCCTGATGTGGTGGAATCGGGTTGCGGGCAAGCGCTATCGCGCCTGGCGACAGTCATCTTTGGATACCCCGGCCAAGGCAGGTCCCGGACTCTCACAAACTGTAACCGACAAAGTTCAGGCATGA
- a CDS encoding aminotransferase class V-fold PLP-dependent enzyme codes for MAVYLDCAATAPLDPRVQREVMTYLEVEFGNAGSRHHEFGTRARSAVEKARVQVAAVVGATRGEIVFTSGATESNNLALLGLAEHGAKTGRTHLVSTRIEHKSVLEPLRTLSGRGFEVTLVAPEPGGWVHPRAILEALRENTLLVSVMQVNNETGVIQPIREIARLLENHPAYLHVDAAQGFGKEIASLRDRRIDLISISGHKVYGPKGIGALATRRRNGKRPPLIPLMHGGGQELGLRPGTLPVPLIAGLGKASELALGEHRERNATCRRFREIVLRRLQPLNPVFNGDLDRTVPHIVNLTLPGIGSEEAIEAVSQVAAISNGSACTSTSESCSHVLSAQGLDEDRMEGALRLSWCHLSRQPDWNGFIRAIEAIPVAEHPDRSTVVGIGQAGVV; via the coding sequence ATGGCCGTCTATCTGGATTGCGCCGCCACTGCCCCGCTGGATCCTCGGGTGCAGCGGGAGGTCATGACCTATCTGGAGGTTGAATTCGGCAATGCCGGCAGTCGGCATCACGAGTTCGGTACCAGAGCCCGCAGCGCCGTGGAAAAGGCGCGTGTCCAGGTGGCGGCGGTGGTGGGCGCCACCCGGGGCGAGATCGTCTTTACCAGCGGCGCTACCGAAAGCAACAACCTGGCTCTGCTGGGATTGGCCGAACATGGAGCCAAGACCGGCAGGACTCATCTCGTCAGCACCCGGATTGAGCACAAGTCCGTATTGGAGCCCCTGCGGACCCTTTCCGGCCGGGGTTTCGAAGTCACGCTGGTAGCCCCGGAGCCCGGCGGCTGGGTGCATCCTCGGGCTATCCTGGAAGCGCTTAGAGAGAATACCCTTCTGGTCTCGGTAATGCAGGTCAACAACGAGACCGGTGTCATTCAGCCCATCCGGGAAATCGCCCGTTTGCTTGAGAACCATCCCGCCTATCTGCACGTGGATGCCGCCCAGGGTTTCGGGAAGGAAATCGCGTCGCTGCGCGACCGTCGCATCGACCTGATCAGCATCAGCGGACACAAGGTCTATGGCCCCAAGGGCATCGGTGCCCTGGCGACCCGCCGGCGGAACGGAAAGCGGCCTCCCCTCATCCCTTTAATGCATGGGGGAGGTCAGGAACTGGGATTGCGCCCGGGGACGCTGCCGGTTCCGCTGATTGCAGGCCTCGGCAAGGCCTCCGAACTGGCTTTGGGGGAGCATCGGGAACGCAATGCGACCTGTCGAAGGTTCCGGGAGATTGTCCTGAGAAGGTTGCAGCCGCTGAATCCCGTTTTCAACGGGGACCTCGACCGCACGGTTCCACATATCGTCAATTTGACCCTTCCGGGAATCGGCTCGGAGGAAGCTATCGAGGCGGTGAGCCAGGTGGCTGCCATCTCCAACGGGTCTGCCTGCACCTCGACCTCCGAGAGTTGCAGCCACGTGTTGAGCGCTCAAGGGCTGGACGAGGATCGCATGGAGGGAGCCCTTCGCCTTTCCTGGTGCCATCTCAGCCGGCAGCCCGACTGGAACGGATTCATTCGAGCAATTGAAGCGATTCCAGTCGCGGAGCACCCGGACAGGTCAACCGTGGTAGGGATTGGTCAGGCCGGCGTTGTCTGA